The following proteins come from a genomic window of Lytechinus pictus isolate F3 Inbred chromosome 1, Lp3.0, whole genome shotgun sequence:
- the LOC129261263 gene encoding alpha-1A adrenergic receptor-like, which yields MVSASQGKLRQAIRRNISVLYRDQLEWELTYLWKANKSDKIPSKRLQSSNMKQDQEHSLHSLSVDFGDTSDTIGTSELDLSSSDMVSRGQKKDRPRKAKGKKDKQTQLAVKWANLSVDKQVAVAGGMVVLTTTVCWAPYSLVHACFFDFSPSHMVGVATMWLGYTNAMLDPLIYAFFNRQIRSKIVHRFNDCFSCLK from the exons ATGGTGTCGGCAAGTCAGGGCAAGCTCAGGCAAGCAATCCGGAGAAACATATCAGTACTTTATCGGGATCAGCTGGAATGGGAACTGACATATCTATGGAAGGCAA ACAAAAGTGACAAGATTCCCTCGAAGCGACTTCAAAGCAGTAACATGAAACAAGATCAAGAACACAGCCTACATTCTCTTTCGGTGGATTTCGGCGACACTTCGGACACAATCGGCACTTCTGAACTTGATCTCTCTTCATCGGATATGGTGTCTCGGGGACAAAAGAAAGATCGGCCGAGGAAagcaaaagggaaaaaagacaAACAGACCCAGTTGGCAGTAAAGTGGGCGAACCTAAGCGTGGATAAACAAGTTGCAGTTGCAG GGGGTATGGTTGTCCTGACAACGACCGTCTGCTGGGCCCCTTACTCTCTCGTTCATGCTTGCTTCTTTGACTTCTCTCCATCTCACATGGTTGGGGTTGCTACGATGTGGCTGGGATACACCAACGCGATGCTCGACCCCCTGATCTATGCATTCTTCAACAGACAGATACGATCCAAGATTGTCCATCGTTTCAACGACTGCTTCTCATGTTTGAAATGA
- the LOC129257669 gene encoding uncharacterized protein LOC129257669 encodes MSVTSANPATPYTRAEFFNACTSVLEGLNCLQRQQSVIDERSWEVLNRLGKMVSDLRPEVKQNKEYWVDGPLVRFLTANVLKAKSVLQEMKRTCSQKSAAINGQEYIERHLAQHVEDIRTALEELETHHQQTLFRTDTVGIDSGVGQRMNTVSKGPTEMTSGGLTKTPPAEISLEPKGSETFMRNVNDAKIATSDSYPGTNSHPMTTMWSSGTHHPEASKPGVFEHIQEMTNIYPEHDPNWPKRDRKPNLPFERTQPPLVYPGIRNMHNYGNLPQFTGKNLPMPKIPDGEMGLRAPHVAHWDSTNHYTY; translated from the exons ATGAGTGTTACCTCGGCTAATCCAGCAACGCCTTATACCCGAGCAGAATTTTTCAATGCTTGTACCAGTGTTCTGGAGGGTCTGAACTGTCTTCAGAGGCAACAGTCTGTCATAGATGAAAGGTCATGGGAAGTGTTGAACCGTTTGGGGAAGATGGTCAGTGACCTTCGACCAGAGGTCAAGCAGAATAAAGAGTACTGGGTGGATGGCCCACTGGTGAGAT TTTTGACAGCCAATGTTTTGAAAGCAAAGAGTGTACTACAGGAAATGAAGAGAACGTGTAGCCAAAAGAGTGCAGCTATCAATGGTCAAGAATACATTGAAAGACACCTAGCACAACATGTTGAAGATATAAGAACTGCTCTTGAG gaACTTGAAACACATCACCAGCAAACCCTCTTCAGAACCGACACAGTGGGAATTGATAGTGGAGTAGGACAGAGAATGAACACTGTTTCTAAAGGACCCACAGAGATGACTTCTGGAGGATTGACCAAAAC CCCACCAGCTGAAATAAGCTTAGAACCAAAAGGCTCAGAAACATTCATGAGAAATGTAAATGATGCTAAGATTGCCACATCAGATTCATACCCAGGGACCAACTCACATCCGATG ACCACAATGTGGTCCTCAGGAACACACCACCCAGAGGCCAGCAAACCCGGTGTCTTTGAGCACATCCAAGAAATGACCAACATCTACCCGGAGCATGATCCTAACTGGCCCAAGCGAGATCGGAAACCAAACCTACCATTTGAAAGGACTCAACCACCATTAG TCTACCCCGGCATCAGAAACATGCATAACTACGGCAACCTTCCTCAATTCACCGGCAAGAACCTCCCGATGCCCAAGATACCCGACGGGGAGATGGGACTGAGGGCTCCACATGTTGCCCACTGGGACAGCACAAACCACTACACCTACTAA
- the LOC135153675 gene encoding rhodopsin-like: protein MTPNVTDNATVQHRFMHDLGSPAQIAEILTLSVILIVALSANIVAFTTIVQDRKLRSNPHNLLVLNLIVMDLGIAVLSMTFSMISIFDGGRLLEAFPILCKINGFGASMCTIGNFATVLFISTDRLMAVVWSARYPSSRKRVTVMIVIIWIISLLVGIAPLTGEILLLLIHQTMYGILRLS, encoded by the exons ATGACGCCGAACGTCACCGACAACGCTACGGTTCAACACCGGTTCATGCACGACCTCGGGAGCCCTGCCCAGATTGCCGAGATCCTGACGCTGAGCGTCATCCTAATCGTAGCATTATCGGCAAATATCGTGGCTTTCACTACGATCGTTCAGGATAGGAAACTGAGGAGTAATCCACATAACCTTCTCGTACTGAACCTCATAGTGATGGATTTGGGTATCGCTGTCCTCAGCATGACTTTCTCCATGATTTCAATCTTTGATGGCGGTCGGCTTCTCGAGGCTTTTCCAATCTTATGCAAg ATCAATGGCTTTGGCGCTTCTATGTGCACCATAGGAAACTTCGCGACTGTCTTGTTCATTTCAACTGACCGGTTAATGGCGGTTGTTTGGTCTGCTCGCTATCCGTCTTCCCGTAAGCGGGTAACCGTCATGATCGTCATCATCTGGATCATTTCGCTATTGGTCGGCATAGCACCGTTGACTGGTGAGATTCTGCTTCTTTTGATCCATCAGACGATGTACGGAATTCTAAGATTATCATAG